In Streptomyces sclerotialus, the DNA window CGCCGTCCCGGACGCCGCCGCCGACGGGTCCAAGACCCTGGTGTGGGTCGGGACGGTCGAGCCCGAGAAGGACCTCATCGGGCTGCTGCACGCCTTCGCGCAGGTGCGCGCCGCCGAGCCGGACGCGTCCCTGCGCATCATCGGCTCGCCCGGAGCCGGCCCCGAGGCGGCCGCCTATCTGGCGCACTGCCGGGCGCTGGCCGCGCAGCTCTTCCCGGACGAGGCCGCCGACGCGGTCACGGTCGGCGAGAACCCCGTCTCGTTCGAGGAGATCGGCGACCCCGGGGTGCCGTGCCCGGCCGACGCCTACGAAGCGGGTGCGGTGCTGGTGCTCTCCAGTCACGTCGGGGGCTTTCCGAGGACGCTGGTGGAGGCGATGTTCTGCGGTCGCGCGACGGTGTCCACGGACGTGGGCGCGGTGTGCGAGGTCATCGGCGGGACGGGCCTGGTCGTGCCGCCGCGCAACCCCCGGGCACTGGCCGAGGCGTGCGTCGCCCTGCTGGGTGCCCCGGAGCGGCGGGCCCGGCTGGGTGCGGCGGCCCGCGCCCGTGCCCTCGAACTGTTCACCGTCGAGCAGAACATTGCGGCATTTCGTGGCATTTACCTGGAGCTGATGTCGCACATCCCGGTGCTGCACGCGGAGCGGGACACGGACGGCGCGCCGCGCCTCTTCGCGCGTACCGCCGAATCGCAGCTGCCGGGCGGCTGGTCCGCCACCCGCCCGTCGTCCGCGCCGCAGGACCGCGGCCACACCCCCAGCTGGGCCCGACCGCCCGCGGGACCGGACCTCGCCGGGCCGCGGGAGCCGGCCGGCGCGGCCCGGACGAGAGGAGGAGGCGACGCATGACCGCGTACCGGACGCGGGCCGCGCACCGGCCCGACATCCCCATGACCCCCCGGAGCCCCGGAGGCCGGGACAGCCGCTCCGCCGCGATGCTCGGCGGCGGCTCAGGTGGGGCCGCCGCACCGGGAGGCGGCGCGGCCGACGCACCACAGGGCCCGGGCGACGGGCGCACCCCTGAGGCGGCGCGGGACGCGCCCTCCGGAGAGGGCCCCGCCCGTAAGGTCCCGCCCCGGAGAGGCCCGGCCGACCCGGTACGGGAGCTGATGCACCGCCACCGTGAGCTGTGCGAACGGGCCGTGGACCCGTTGGAGATCGCGGCGGGGCTGGAGGCGCACGGCGTGACCGACCGTGAGGCCGCCCGCTTCCGGCACCGTGACGTCTTCTCGCTCGCCGAGGAGCTCTACGCCCGGGTGCCGCGCGCCGACGCCGCCGAGGCCGTCCCGCGCCCCGCGGACCCGGCACCGCTGCCCGCCGGCCGGGTCCGGGCGGCGCTGCAGATGCTGCCGGGCGTGCTCGCCGTGGCCACCGTGGTCGCCGTCGCCTCCGTCCAGGGTGCCGCGCCCGCGCCGTACGTCCGCCCGGCCCTGGCCGCCGTCGGCGCGGGGTGCGTCATTCTGGCGCTGCGGCTGTGCCTGCGGGGCGGGCCGCTGGGCGGCGGGCACCGTACCGGGCGCGTGGCCGCCCTGTGGACCTGCTGGCTCGCCGGTTACGCGCTCTTCGGCGACCGGCTGTTCGGCCTGCTGCTGTCCGGCGGCCCCGACGTGTCCGCCGACCGGCTGCAGGCCGCCCTCGGGACGCTGTTCACCGCCGCCCCGCCGGCCGCCGTCCCCCCGCCCCGCCTGCCGGGTCTGCCCGGCCTGCCGCCGGACGGTACGGCCGTCGCGGTCGCACTGTGCTGCGCGGTCGCGCCCGCCGCCTGGTGCGCACGCCGGTTCGCGGTACGCGGGCGGCGGCGGCTCGTCGCCAGCCGCGGCCTCGGGGAGTTCACGGCCGGCATGCGGCCCTTGCTGGCCGGCACGGCGCTGCTCTTCGTGGTCGCGGTCGCCGCGCTGCTGGCCCTCGCCGGACTCGTGTCCGGCACGCTCGGCGGCGGCCCCGCGCACCCGCCCCCGCTCCGCGCGCTCACCCCCCTCGCCGCGGCCCTGGCCCTTGCCGTACTGCTCTTCCTCGCCCGTCTCCTGACCGTCCACGGCTTCCCAGGGGCCGCCGGCGCCGGGCTGGCAGCGGCCGGCGCGCTGGAGGCCGTGGCGCTCGCCACGCTGCCCGCCGGGCGGCTCCCCGCGCTGGACGTGGTGGCCCGCCCCGTGGAGACGGCGGCCGGTCTGCTCGGCCCCGCCGTCGTACCGGCCGTCGCCTGCGCCGCCGCCGCGCTCGGCCTGTTCGTGTACGGACTGCGGGCCTTGACCGGCGCGTCGGCGCACTCCGCGGCGCCCGGCACCACCGCGCTCCCGTCCGGAGCCTGCACCCCGCCGCCCGGCCCGCCCACGGCGACCGCCGCCCCCTGACCCGCGCGGCCAGACGGCCACGCAGTCGTCACCCCCCAGCCCGTACTCCTTCGACCCCCTTACGACCCCCTCTGAGGAGCCCTCGCAGATGACCGTCCACCACGCCGTACGAGAACCGCTCGGACGAGAGCCGCTCGTACGGCAGCCGTTCGTACGTGAACCGGCCGTACGGGAACAGGACGCCGCCGCCCCGGCCGTTCCGGCCGCCCGAGAACTGGGGGCCGCACGATGAGGGTCCTGCTCGTCGGCGCCAACGGGTACCTGGGCCGGCACGTCGCCGACCGGCTGCTCGCCGACCCCGCCGTCCAGCTCACCGCGCTCGGCCGCGGCGATGACGCCGACGTCCGTTTCGACCTGGCCTCGGGCAGTCCCGGCGCGCTCACCCGCTTCCTGGACGCGGTGCACCCCGGCGTCGTGATCAACTGCGCCGGCGCCACCCGAGGCGGCGCCCGCGACCTGACCCGGCACAACACCGTCGCGGTCGCCACGATCTGCGAGTCGCTGCGGCGCAGCGGCTGCGGTGCCCGTCTGGTGCACCTCGGCTGCGCGTCCGAGTACGGGCCCTCGCAGCCGGGTTCGTCCACCGCCGAGGACGCGGTGCCGCGCCCCGGAGGCCCGTACGGCGTGAGCAAGCTCGCCGCGACCGAGCTGGTGCTCGGCTCCGGCCTGGACGCGGTGGTGCTGCGCATCTTCTCGCCGGTCGGGCCGGGTACGCCGGCCGGGTCGCCGCTGGGCAGGCTCGCCGAGGCGATGCGCCGCGCCATCCAGTCCGGCGAGGGTGAACTGAAGCTCGGCGGGCTCGGCGTGCAGCGGGACTTCGTCGACGTACGCGACGTGGCGCGCGCCGTGCACGCCGCCTCGCTGTCCGCCGCCCAGGGTGTGGTGAACATCGGCACGGGCAAGGCCGTACGACTGCGTGAGACCGCCGCCGTGCTCGCCAGGGTCGCCGGGTTCGGCGGCGCGCTGCACGAGCTGGACACGCCGCCCGGTTACGGCCCGGGGGGCCACGCACCGGGCCGGGTCGCGATCCCCGGCCAGGGCGGTGACCATCCCGGTGGCGGGCTGCCCGCCTACCCGTACCCGGACGGCTGCGGCAGCTGGCAGCAGGCCGACGTCCGGACCGCCCGCGACCGGCTCGGCTGGCGTCCGCGCATCGGACTGGAGGAGTCGCTCGCGGACATCTGGATGGAGGCCGCATGTCGCATCTGACCGCGCCGACCCCGAGCCTGGAGGCGGCGCTCGGCGCCGGCCCGCTCGGGGTCGGGGTGCCCGGTTACGCGCATCCGCTGCTCGCCCCGGCCGAGTGGGGCGAGCTGCACCGGCTGGCCCAGGAAGGCCCGCGCCCGTACGGCGGCGGGCCGCTGCACTGGGCGGTGCTGAACGTCGCCGACGGGCCCGGCTCCCGGCCCGATCCGCACTGTCTGGCCGCTGCCGCCCGGCTGCGGGAGGCAGCCGCCGGTCAGCGCCGGTACACCGGGGAGCGGCCGCCCGGCCCCCGGCTGCTCGGCCATCTGGACACGGCGTACGGCTCCCGGAGCTTCGGCGAGCTGGTGTCCGAGGCACACCGGTACCTCGACTGGTACGAGGTGGACGGCTTCCTTCTGGACCGCTGTCCCACAGAGCGGACACACCTCGCCGAGACCCGCCGCGTCGCCACTACGCTGCGGGCCCTGACGGACGGCGCGTACCTCGTCCTCCGGCACGGCGAGCACCCGTGTGCCGGGTACGCGGAGAGCGCCGACCAGCTGATCACCTTCGCCGGTCCGTGGACGGATTACCGCTGGTCACAGGTGGCGGAATGGACCGCGGACCATCCGCCGGAGCGGTTCTGCCACCTGGTGCACGGCGTGCCGCGCACGCACCTGGAGGAGGCGCTGCGCATCGCCCGGTGGCAGGGCGCGGGCACCGTCTTCTTCACCGACCGCCGGGACACCGGCACCGGGGACGCCTGGCAGACGCTGCCCGGTTACTGGGACGAATTCGTCTCGCGCATCGGACCTGGTGTCTCGGAATGAAGAAGGGCGTGGCAGTGTTACCAGCAGAGCAACTGTCATGAATTACCGACCAACGGAGTCCCCGTGTCGCTGCCACCCCTGGTAGAGCCCGCTTCGGAGCTCACCGTCGATGAGGTCCGCAGGTACTCCCGCCACCTGATCATCCCCGACGTCGGGATGGACGGGCAGAAG includes these proteins:
- a CDS encoding NAD-dependent epimerase/dehydratase family protein, which codes for MRVLLVGANGYLGRHVADRLLADPAVQLTALGRGDDADVRFDLASGSPGALTRFLDAVHPGVVINCAGATRGGARDLTRHNTVAVATICESLRRSGCGARLVHLGCASEYGPSQPGSSTAEDAVPRPGGPYGVSKLAATELVLGSGLDAVVLRIFSPVGPGTPAGSPLGRLAEAMRRAIQSGEGELKLGGLGVQRDFVDVRDVARAVHAASLSAAQGVVNIGTGKAVRLRETAAVLARVAGFGGALHELDTPPGYGPGGHAPGRVAIPGQGGDHPGGGLPAYPYPDGCGSWQQADVRTARDRLGWRPRIGLEESLADIWMEAACRI
- a CDS encoding spherulation-specific family 4 protein, which translates into the protein MSHLTAPTPSLEAALGAGPLGVGVPGYAHPLLAPAEWGELHRLAQEGPRPYGGGPLHWAVLNVADGPGSRPDPHCLAAAARLREAAAGQRRYTGERPPGPRLLGHLDTAYGSRSFGELVSEAHRYLDWYEVDGFLLDRCPTERTHLAETRRVATTLRALTDGAYLVLRHGEHPCAGYAESADQLITFAGPWTDYRWSQVAEWTADHPPERFCHLVHGVPRTHLEEALRIARWQGAGTVFFTDRRDTGTGDAWQTLPGYWDEFVSRIGPGVSE